In Verrucomicrobiia bacterium, the genomic window GATCGGCGGCGTGCGCCCGGCGGCTTCCGACCCATAGCGATCCACGAAATACTCGCCCTGGAAGGCCATGCGATGCTGCACGGCGATCCCGCCATCGAGAGCTTTGACACGCTCGATGTTGCGATCCGAGATCGTCTCACAATGGTCGAAGAACCAGTGGAGACCGGCAAGCGGGGCGTGTTTGTTGACGCGTTCGAAGACGTCAAGGAACCGGCTGATCGACGGGTCGTAGGTCGCATGAAGGCGGAAGGGCCAGCGATTCTCGGCGAGGAATCCCACCACGCGCTCGAGTTCGTCTTCGAGTTTCTCCTCAAGGTCGGGACGCGGCTCGAGAAAGTCCTCGAAGTCGGCGGCGGAGAAGACGAGCATCTCGCCGGCACCATTGCAGCGGAGCATCTCATCGCCCTGGCCGGGTTTGATGATCTTGTTCCAGCGCACGAAGTCCTCCAGCTCGCCACCGGGCTTTTGAGTGAAGAGATTGTAGGCAATGCGCAGGGTCATCTCCCCACGCTGGTGGAGCTGCTGAACAATCTCGTAGTCCTCGGGATAATTCTGAAAACCGCCGCCCGCATCGCAAACCCCGGTAACTCCGAGCCGGTTGAGCTCCCGCATGAAATGCCGGGTGGAGTTGTATTGATACTCGGCTGGCAGCTTCGGTCCCCTGGCCAGGGTGGCATAGAGGATCAGCGCGTTCGGCCGGGCCACGAGCATGCCGGTCGGATGGCCGGCCTTGTCGCGAACGATCTCGCCACCGGGAGGATTCGGGGTGTCCCTTGTATAGCCGCAGGCTTTGAGCGCCGCCCTGTTCAGCAACGCACGGCAATAGAGATGCAGCACGAAGACGGGCGTATCTGGCGCGGCGGCATTGATCTCGTCCAAGGTTGGCATGCGACGTTCGGCAAATTGAAACTCACTCCACCCGCCGACGACGCGCACCCATTGGGGCGCCGGGGTTCTCCCGGCCTGGTGGCGGAGCATCTCAAGCGCGATGGAGACGGATGGCACGCCCTCCCAGCGCAGTTCCATATTGTAGTTGAGCCCCCCGCGAATGACGTGGAGATGCGAGTCATAGAGTCCTGGGATCACGCGTCGCCCGCCGAGGTCGATGACCTGGGTGTCGGGACCGGATTCGTATGTCCCGGCGTTGTCCACGCCAACGATCCTGCCCTTGGCGATGGCGATTCTCTCGGCCTCCGGATGTTTCGGATCGAGGGTGGTGATGCGCCCGTTGGCGAGGATGAGATCAGCTTTCATGGGCGGGATGGGGTGTGGAGTGAAGCCACGAATGGGAGAGACGCACGAGGGCGGGCATGGCGAACCAGGTGAGAGTGACGACGATGCTGGCTGAGACGATGGCAGTGAAGACGAGGGGATGCGCGACCGGGGCGAGAATGGGCCGAAGCAGCGAAGGCACAAGCGTGCTGATCGGCCAGACGGCCATCCAGGTGAGGAGCGCCATTTTCCAGCGTGGTGGCATGGGACCCTTCGTATCGCGGAACCATGCCTCCAGCCCGCTGAGCTGGCGATACTCCGCTTCGCCCTCGACCATGGGTTCGATCCTGCGCACCCACTCCTTGTAGAGCGGTGTTTCGTAGAACGCGTCGCGAGCGTGCTCGGTGGCGAAGCTGCGAAGGATGCCAAACTCCCGCGAGGCCGCGCCCGGCGGCGGGTGCAGGCAATGCACGCCGAGGGTGCCGGGTTCGCCCAGCGATCGCTGGGCGAACTCGGCGAGCAGGTGCTTGAAGTCTTCCACGCGGTCCTGGCGGACGCGTCGCGTGATCGCGATGTGGATCGGCGGGGTCATTTCGCTCGCTCCCATCGGTCGCAGGCCGATCAGTGACCCGGCTTTTTCGGAACGATCTGCGGCTTCTGCGCCGACTGGGGCGCGTGATGGACCATCGTGTAGGCGTATTCCACGCCCACTCCGTAGGCGCCTCCCTGGCCTTGGATCAGGGCCGTGAGTTTGTCGTAGTGCTCGCGCCTCGCCCAGTCGCGCTGCCATTCAAGCAGGGCGGCAATGGTGGTCACGCGCACCGCCCCGGCCTGCACCATGCGCGAGAGAGCGGCGTCGTGAGCGGCGGGCGAGGTCGCGCCGCAACAATCCTCGACGACGTAGATTCCGTAGCCTGCGCCGAGCATTTCGAGGGTCGGCCAGGTCACGCAGACCTCGGTCCAGAGGCCGGTCATGAGGATGTTCTTCCTGCCGGTGGCCTCGATGGCCCTGCGGAAGCCCGCGTCATCCCACGAGTTCATGGACGTGCGTTCGATCACCTCCTTGCCGGGGAACACGTCGAGCAATTGCGGCCAGATGTAGCCGCTAAACGACTCTGTCTCCACAGCAGTGAGGACGGCCGGGACATTGAACTCCTTCGCGACCTTGGCAAGCAGGGTGACGTTGTTGATGAGGGTGGCGCGGTCGATGCTTGCGACACTGAACGTCATCTGAGGCTGGTGGTCGATGAAGACAATGGCGGTGTCCTGCGGTGTGTAGAGTTTATGATAGGGGCTCATGGGTTTGGGCCGGGTTGTGGTTCGGGTGTTGTCTTCTGCGGAGGCGTGGTGGATGGAATCTGCATTGGGACGGACGCTTGTGGGCCTTGCCCTACTTCTGCGACTGTTGTGCGCTGGCCGCCAGGAGTTGCAGCTCCCATGCGAGCGCGACGCCGCTGGCTCCGCCGTGCTCAAGGACGACGCTGGAGAGTCCGGCGGCGGTCTTTTCGCGCGCCCAATCCCGCTGCCATTCGGAGGCCACCGCCAGCCATGTGATCGGCACCGCACCGGCCTGCACCATGCGACGCACCGCCATGTCGTGGGCCTCCTCGGTGACGCCACCCGACGCATCGGTGACGACGAAGACATCATACCCTTCACCGAGCGCCTGGATCGCCGGCATCGCGAGGCAGATCTCCGTCCAGAGCGCGGCGAGGATGAGCTGCCTGCGTCCGCTTCTCTTCACGACATCGGTGACCGCCGGATCCTCCCATGTGTTTATGAAGGTGCGGTCAATCGGCTTCTGGGCGGGGAAGACATCCTGGAGTCCCTTGATGAGGTGGCCGCCACGCTCTTCGATCACGGTGGTGAGAATCGTCGGGACATCGAAGACCTTCGCGGACTTGGCAAGGCCGATGACGTTGTTGAGGATGATTGTCGGCTCGTGACTGTTCAGGTTGGCGAACTGGAAGGGTTGATGGTCGATCAGCACGAGGATGCTGTCTTCGGGACGAAGCAGGGCTTTAAGCCCGGTCTTGTTGTCATTCATGATACGGTTTCTTGGCGGGGTTGTGTGTTCCGGAGGTGACCGGAGGCGGGGACTCCCGGACTCGCTGGAGGTTCGGGACCACGCAACGACGCTATGGCAGGCGCAGGAAGCGGCCCAATGCCTTGTTTCTTGGCTCGCTCAGCCTTTTGGGTTGGCCCGTGCCGTGAACTGTCAAGACGGGAGGGACGCCTGCCTGATCCTTGTGCGTGGAGCTTTGCCGTTCGGGCGGGGGGCGCATCCCCGCGGCTTTGGCTCAGCGGAGGGGCTTCATCCGCCGCGGAACCGGAAGGGCCGGCGAGGGGGGTGAACTGCCGGGATCACGCAGGAGGCGAAACCTCTCGATTCGCTGGCCACCCATCCGCGAAGTATGGGCGAGCCAGCCAACGAGGTATTGGACGTCCTGGCTCGACGGAAGCAGTCTGCAGGCATCACATTCTGTAGATAGAGACAACACCGGAACATCACGAATCCATACCATGAACTCCACACCGCGGAAGACAGCAGGGCTGCCATGAAAGCGATGATGATCAGATCATTCGGCGGCCCGGAATCATTCGAGCTTTGTGACGTTCCAAAGCCCGTTCCGAACGCGGGCCAGGTTCTGGTCCGGGTCCATGCAACCTCGATCAATCCTCTGGATTACCAGGTCCGGCGTGGCGATTATCCCGACCTTGTGCGCCTGCCGGCCATTACCGGACACGATGTATCGGGCGTGGTCGAAGACGTCGGGCCGGGTGTGACGACCTTCTCTCCAGGAGACGAAGTCTGGTACACCCCGCAGATATTTGGCGGACCGGGAAGTTATGCGGAGTATCACGTTGCTGCCGAGGGCATCATCGGAAGGAAGCCTGCCTCGTTGAGCCATCTTGAGGCGGCAAGCCTGACCCTGGTAGGCGGGACGGTGTGGGAGGCCCTGATTGTGCGTGGGGCACTACGGGTGGGGGAAAGCATTCTGGTGCATGGTGGAGCGGGAGGAGTGGGTCATGTGGCGATCCAGCTCGCACGAGCCATGGGAGCGAGGGTGTTTACGACCGTGCGCGAGGCAAACTTTGAGTTCGCAAAGAGGCGGGGTGCCGATGTGGTCATCGACTACACACGGGAGGACTATGTGGACGTCATCCTGCGGGAAACGGGCGGCCTCGGGGTCGATGTCGTGTTCGACACCATCGGCGGCAACACCTTGTCGCGCAGCCCCGACACGCTTGCCCAGCTGGGCCGCGTGGTCACGATCGTGGACATTGCAGCGCCGCAGAACCTCATTCAGGCGTGGGGCAGGAACGCCAGTTATCACTTCGTTTTCACAAGGCAGAACCGCGGCAAGCTGGATGAGTTGGGCGCCTTGGTTGAGCGCGGTCAGTTGCGGCCACACGTTGGTGCCGTTTATTCGCTTGCCGATATTCCGCGCGCCCATGCCCTGCTGGAGACTCCCAATAACGGTGTTCAGGGAAAGATCGCGATTGCGGTGCGCGGGAGTTCTTGACTCGATGACCCATCCGATCCAGGAGGACCCGATTTTTGCCTCGCCCATACTCCTGGTATGGACGATTGTCATTGGGTGGAACTTCGCCATCTGCGTTATTTCGCCGCCGTCGCCGCGCACGGATCGTTCAATCGTGCAGCCGAAGTCCTGCACCTCACCCAGCCGGCACTGAGCCGTCAGGTGAAGGATCTTGAGGGTGAACTGGGAGTGACCCTCCTCGTGCGGGGATCCAACTCGGTGACGCTTACGGGAAGCGGTGAGCTGTTTTATCAGGAAGCATGCGAAGTGCTTGCACGTGCGGACGACGCGGTGCGCCGGGTGCGTGGGGAAGCGGGGAAGGATGTCTTGCGGATGGGCTATACCTCGTCGATGACCAGCAGCATCATTTCCACGGTGCTGGCCAAATTCCAGGCAACCGCGCCCGGCGTGCGTATCGAGTTGGCGGATCTGGCACCCCGGGAGATCGGTGAAATGGCTGGCGAAGGGCGGCTGGACCTCCTGGTCGGTCCCGGACTTGCGGTTCCGAAGGGGATTCCGGGGTTTCAGTTGAGCGAACTGTGTCGCATGGAGTCTGTGCTGGTTCTACCGGCGAGGCACCCGTTGGCGAAGTTGAAGCGCATCCCCGTCCCGCGACTGGATGGTTTGCCACTGGTTGGTCTGGCGAAGGACAACTATCCCGAATATGTGCCCAGGGCGAGGGAGCTGCTCAAACCCTTTGGCATCTCGCCGAGTTTCATTTCGTTGGTAAACGATACCTTTGCGACCCTTTTTGTGGAACTGGAAGCTCAGAATGCCGCAGTCATGCTTGTCGAGGGGATCGTCGAGATGCTGCCGCAGACTCTGGTGGCCAGGCGGTTTGCGCCGAGGCTGGCCAGTGTGCCGGTAATGATGGGTCTCCCCGCCGTGCGCGCCAAGCCATGCGCGGCGGCCTTTGCGCGATTGCTGATCGATGCCGCGAGGCTCCGGTAGGACCCGCCGATGGAAGTCCCGGCATCAGCGGGTCACGGCGTTGTCCCTGGAGGGTCCGTTACCGCGGGACGGGCCACGTGCCCGCGAACCGGTCCGGAAGACTCCGTTCCGGCAGGCAGAGCGACCAGGCGGTCAGGATCATTGCCAATACGGTACCCACAAGCGCAGGCCACCCCGAGTTCAAGCCGAGCGCCAGGGCGGACAGGAGCACGGCGGAGAATGCCGGGCTCCATGCCAGGAGCGCGCGCCACAGCAATCGCGGCCGGGACGCCTGCGTACCATCGCGCCGCACATACGTGACGCCGGCGGCCAGCAACACCAGGCCGCCACGGAATGCGAGCGCGGCAATCACCGCGGGAATGCCCACGTAGATGGCCAGCGCCGACCAGATCATGAGCGGAATGAACAGCGGGCCGGGTGGCAGACTGGCCGTCCTGGACGTTTTCGTCAGGGGCGTGAGGACCTTCTCGGCCTCCGCCAGTTCCTCCGCCTGGGGCGACGCGTAGTCTTGCAGGCTGCGCCGGGCAAACTCGCGGGCATCGGGTGGGATGAAGATGCGCGCCATGGCGCCCGACCAGATGGGTTCATTGGTGATGATCGCGCCGTAGTGGGCGGCAACGTAGGTGCCGATCAGGCGGTCATCGGGAAGGGTGCCCCTTGGAATGAAGGGCGACTGTTTGGCACGCCAGAGGTTCAGAACCTGGCTCAACTCCACCAATCCGGGATTCTCCCGCTGCCACCGTTCCATCATGGCGACACCGGTGAATGCACCCAGTCCGGCCATCAAAGGGAACACGATGCAGGCCGAGACGACTGCCAGCCTGCGCAGTCGGGTCACCTCGGTGGCCCGCCGCAGCAGGGGTCGAAGGGCCAGCGCAATCGCCTGCGCCCCCTTCAGGCCCGGCAGACTTTCCAGGAGCCGTCGTGCGTGCAGCGGCATCCTTCCTGTCACTGCCGGCGGGCCGGGATTGCCCCGTCCCTGCAACGCCATCTTCGCGACGTTGCCAAGGAACGGCACTGCGGCGGGGGCGTTATCGGGGCTTGGCGGCGGTCCGGCATCGTCGCTTCCCGGCCCGGACAACCTTCCTGGCGTCGGAAGGTCGAGCAGTTTCGCCCGTCCTTCGCGGGTAATCCAAACCCGATCCAATCCGAGCACCGCCGGCGTGCTGCCATCCCGTTCCGCCGCGCTCAACTCCGCGGCGAGGTCATACAGCCAGAATCGGACCTGCCCCCACGGTTGTGGTTGCTCGAGCAGGCACGGCAAAGGCTGGCCTCCGACCCCTTCGAACGCATCCCAATTCCCGTCGGCGTCGCGGCGCCCGCTCAACCACCGCAACCGGCCCACCCGCGACACGCATTGGAGCGGCGTCGGGAGCGGAGGCGTGCCCGGGGGCACAATTCGGAGGAGCACCCGTCGCAGCAGTCTCAGATCATACCCCTCCATCCACTCGGCTTCCCCGGCCTTCCCGAGCGATTCGAGCACATGATACGGCCCGACGATGGGTCGC contains:
- a CDS encoding amidohydrolase, producing MKADLILANGRITTLDPKHPEAERIAIAKGRIVGVDNAGTYESGPDTQVIDLGGRRVIPGLYDSHLHVIRGGLNYNMELRWEGVPSVSIALEMLRHQAGRTPAPQWVRVVGGWSEFQFAERRMPTLDEINAAAPDTPVFVLHLYCRALLNRAALKACGYTRDTPNPPGGEIVRDKAGHPTGMLVARPNALILYATLARGPKLPAEYQYNSTRHFMRELNRLGVTGVCDAGGGFQNYPEDYEIVQQLHQRGEMTLRIAYNLFTQKPGGELEDFVRWNKIIKPGQGDEMLRCNGAGEMLVFSAADFEDFLEPRPDLEEKLEDELERVVGFLAENRWPFRLHATYDPSISRFLDVFERVNKHAPLAGLHWFFDHCETISDRNIERVKALDGGIAVQHRMAFQGEYFVDRYGSEAAGRTPPIRRMLEMGLPVGAGSDATRVASFNPFVSLYWLSTGKTLGGLSLYPDKAVLSREEALRLYTHGSAWMSREQDTRGTLSVGCFADVAVLSADYFSIAEDEIKGLESVLTILGGKPVYAAEEFAPLDPGVPPAMPEWSPIRSYPGYWKPDPAPQFQRHAPGCGCARHIPTPARPNPFNLPQWMLGPRGLLDGGCECFAF
- a CDS encoding antibiotic biosynthesis monooxygenase, yielding MTPPIHIAITRRVRQDRVEDFKHLLAEFAQRSLGEPGTLGVHCLHPPPGAASREFGILRSFATEHARDAFYETPLYKEWVRRIEPMVEGEAEYRQLSGLEAWFRDTKGPMPPRWKMALLTWMAVWPISTLVPSLLRPILAPVAHPLVFTAIVSASIVVTLTWFAMPALVRLSHSWLHSTPHPAHES
- a CDS encoding hydrolase translates to MSPYHKLYTPQDTAIVFIDHQPQMTFSVASIDRATLINNVTLLAKVAKEFNVPAVLTAVETESFSGYIWPQLLDVFPGKEVIERTSMNSWDDAGFRRAIEATGRKNILMTGLWTEVCVTWPTLEMLGAGYGIYVVEDCCGATSPAAHDAALSRMVQAGAVRVTTIAALLEWQRDWARREHYDKLTALIQGQGGAYGVGVEYAYTMVHHAPQSAQKPQIVPKKPGH
- a CDS encoding hydrolase; translated protein: MNDNKTGLKALLRPEDSILVLIDHQPFQFANLNSHEPTIILNNVIGLAKSAKVFDVPTILTTVIEERGGHLIKGLQDVFPAQKPIDRTFINTWEDPAVTDVVKRSGRRQLILAALWTEICLAMPAIQALGEGYDVFVVTDASGGVTEEAHDMAVRRMVQAGAVPITWLAVASEWQRDWAREKTAAGLSSVVLEHGGASGVALAWELQLLAASAQQSQK
- a CDS encoding zinc-dependent alcohol dehydrogenase family protein, whose protein sequence is MKAMMIRSFGGPESFELCDVPKPVPNAGQVLVRVHATSINPLDYQVRRGDYPDLVRLPAITGHDVSGVVEDVGPGVTTFSPGDEVWYTPQIFGGPGSYAEYHVAAEGIIGRKPASLSHLEAASLTLVGGTVWEALIVRGALRVGESILVHGGAGGVGHVAIQLARAMGARVFTTVREANFEFAKRRGADVVIDYTREDYVDVILRETGGLGVDVVFDTIGGNTLSRSPDTLAQLGRVVTIVDIAAPQNLIQAWGRNASYHFVFTRQNRGKLDELGALVERGQLRPHVGAVYSLADIPRAHALLETPNNGVQGKIAIAVRGSS
- a CDS encoding LysR family transcriptional regulator codes for the protein MDDCHWVELRHLRYFAAVAAHGSFNRAAEVLHLTQPALSRQVKDLEGELGVTLLVRGSNSVTLTGSGELFYQEACEVLARADDAVRRVRGEAGKDVLRMGYTSSMTSSIISTVLAKFQATAPGVRIELADLAPREIGEMAGEGRLDLLVGPGLAVPKGIPGFQLSELCRMESVLVLPARHPLAKLKRIPVPRLDGLPLVGLAKDNYPEYVPRARELLKPFGISPSFISLVNDTFATLFVELEAQNAAVMLVEGIVEMLPQTLVARRFAPRLASVPVMMGLPAVRAKPCAAAFARLLIDAARLR